DNA from Actinomycetota bacterium:
AGGCAAGCCCAAGGCGATGACCCAGGCCAGCACACGGCGCGGAATCGCCATCACAGCAGAAACCATGAACCAGCACAGCAGGGAAGTCGCCGCAACCCAGAGCACGAGACCCTGGAAACTGACGATCTGCGCGAAGACCGCCCAGTTGATGACCAGTGTGGGCAGCACGGCCCAACTTCGCCCATCGACCAGGCGCACGGCTACTTCTTCAAGGCTTGGCTGGCGGTGATCTGACCTGCAATGAGTGTCACTGCGGTTTCGCAGTGCTGCGCGATGATGTCGGGGCTGTGCGAGGCGAGGATCAACGTTCCGGCTGATCCGTAGAACTCCTGAAGGCGCCCGGTAGCTCGCTCATTGAACTCCGCGTCGGCCATCCCGATGCCCTCGTCAACTACCAGGATGTCGGCCTTCAACGCCGTGATAGCGCTGAAGCGCAACCGCACCTGCATGCCGCTTGAATAGGTATAGACGGGATGACGTGCTCGATCGCCGAGACCGGAGAAGTCAATGATCGACGGCAGCAGTTCAGCCATGCGCGAAGGCGACTCACCTAGGCGAACACCAATGGCAATGGCGTTCTCTTCACCCGATTGCTCAGGGTCCAGACCTTGGCTGGGCCCACCAAGCAGCGCGAGCACGCGCCCCTGCACTCGGGCCTCGCCTTGAGTTGGAGTCAAGGTCCCGGTGATGACGGAAAGCATCGTTGACTTGCCAGACCCATTGGGTCCGACGATGCCCAAATGCTGACCTGGCTCAACTTGAAGATTGACGCCGCGAAGAGCACTGATGATCTCGGGACGCTCAACGCGACGAGTCAGCAAGTTCGAGACTGTGCGCTTCAAGTTGTAGTGATGGGCATGACGAAGCTGGTATTCAACCCATACCTCTTGCAGATCAATGGAGTAGGTCATCGCGCTACACCCAGTACGCAATCCGATTGTGGACACGACTGAAATGCCACACGCCAACGATCACGTTCACGAACGTGATCACGAATGTACCGATCACGGCAATCTGCCCGGGCCATTCGCCCAGCAATGGTGCCCTCATGAACTCCAGCAGATAGGCCAATGGATTCCATCCGGCGATCGCCGCTTGCTGTTTGGACGTCAAATCATCGGCGACCCAGAAGATTGGGGTAAAGAAGAACATCACTCGAACTATCGAGGTCACGATCTGTCCAACATCTCGGTAGCGCGCCACTACTGGACCGAGCCATAGCCCCACGGCGATGCCATTGATGCAGATTAAAGCCAACGCAACAGGAACAAGGACAATTGACCAGCCGACCGGAACTTGAAACAAGACGAGGACTGCCACAATGACAATCGCATCATGACCAAACTGAATCGTCGTTGAGGCGAAACCTTCTAATACGTACGTTGACATCGGCCCAGGCGTGGAAGTGATGCCCGATGCGTTTTTCACGATGGCGTTGGCTCCGCCTTGGATCATGCCTGTCATCCATGTGAAGACGATAAAGCCGATAGCAACGTAGGGCACGAAGGTATGGATGTCCTGATCAAGCAGGATCCCAAAAAGCATCGAAAGACCGGCGACAAACACGACTGTCTGGAGCGTGATCCACCAGGGCCCCAGATAGGTGCGTCGATAGGAAGACCGAATGCTGTGCCAAGTCAACGTTCCCCAGACTTGGTACCGGCTGACGCCCGCTTTGATATCGGCGATGCCAGCAGTCAGACTTCCTGCCGGAACCTCGCCGACAGCTCCACGCGCCTGATCCGTCGTCACTCTGGCAAGGATAGTCGAATGCGTTACGCACAGATTTCAGAGCAGGTAGGCGTCAAGACCGCAGTGTTGTGACTTCGGCAACTTGACCCCAGGCCCTGCTGGCGCTGTCAAGCACGCTCGTGCCGCCGGTGATCAGTGCGATATGGCCAAGGCCACGAGCACTCGCCAGCTCTTGGATCCTCATTGGCAGTGTCGTATCCGAGGGTTCGATCATGGCAAGCCAATCAAGTGCCGCATCGCGGTCGCGGGGCGAGACTTCGATGACGTGCTCACCAGAGCGTGTCGTGGTTAACAGCACCCGTTGCGCCGAAGTGCAGTGTGCCAGAACGCAGGATGCAGCCAGATCTACTGCCGCCTCGAACGCGTCTGCATCGAAACTACTGAATTGCGATGCGGTCTTGTTATACGAACGCTTGTCGAGATCGAGGACAACGAGCAGCGTCGGCACAGTTGTGTCGACTAGCCGACGAACCATCAGTTTGCCCGCTCGAGCCGATGACCTCCAGTGGATCAAGCGCATTGGATCACCCGGAACATATTCACGTAGGGAATGAAACTGTTCCGATCCGGGGCGTTCGTCTAGAACGCCAGAACTGATGGGGGTCACCTGTACAAGTTGCGGAACCGCCACGATGCGGGGGACGACGACAACCTGAGTGAGGGCTCTCGTCGCGAGCGTACGAACACGCAAACCAAACAGATCAGCAAATTCCAAGCGTGATGGTCCAACAAGGAATTTTCCACGCCTAGCAGTTTCGATTGGCCACTCGAGTATCGGTTTGACCTTTTGGCGGCGTTCTCCAACGGCATTCACCCAGGTGCTTGGGCCATACACGGCGACTTCGATGCGCAGTCGTGCCGATTGGCCGCGGGTTACGCGAGAAGGGACTTCGACATCGTGCCAGATGGCCGATTCAGGAACTCGCGCAAACCAAAGGCCTACGCCGAGTAGAGCCGCAATACCGATCAGCGCGGAAGCAAGTTCGACCCACACGTCTCTAGTTTCCCTGCGGTGCGGGTACCTGTTCGATGATCTGAGCGATCACGCCTGCTTGGGTGGCTTTGTTAGCCAAGGCGTCAGCTTCTAGGACCAGGCGATGGGCGAGCACCGGCTCGGCGAGCTCCTGGATATCACCTGGCACGACAAATGAGCGCCCGCGCACGAGCGCCCGTGCACGGGCCGCTCGCAGCAAGCCGAGAGACCCGCGAGGTGAAGCGCCAAGCAAGACACCGGACTTCGTTCGCGTAGCAGAAACAATCCGCACGATGTAGTCCAACACAACTCCGTCGACCTCAACACTGGCCGCTGAGGCGATCAAATCTGAAAGGTCAGCGTGGCTCAGTACGGGGAGGACGTCTGAGACGCGATCACCAGCGTGGTGCCTACTCAACACGGCTACTTCGGCGGAGTGATCGGGGTAACCAATGGACGTGCGCATCAGAAAGCGGTCCAGCTGGGCCTCGGGTAACGGATAGGTTCCCGCCATTTCGATGGGATTCTGTGTCGCAATGACGAAGAAGGGCGATGGCAGTGCGTGAGTTACGCCATCGACAGAAACTGTGTGCTCCTCCATCGCTTCGAGCAGGGCCGCCTGTGTGCGCGGTGTGGCGCGGTTGATCTCATCGGCCAGCACGACGGAGGCGAATACAGGTCCTGGGTGGAATTCGAATTCTTTTGTCCCAGGGTCCCAAATAGATACGCCAGTTACATCTGAGGGGAGTACGTCCGGCGTGCACTGAATTCGATGCCATGACACACCTGCAGCAATAGACAGGACCCGAGCCAACGAAGTCTTTCCGACTCCCGGCACATCTTCGAGGAGCAGATGACCTTCGGCCAGCAGGCAAGTCACGGCCAAATCGGTAACTTCGGGCTTTCCCTGGATGAATCCACCCATAGCCGACAGGAGGCTGCTAATGCGCTGTTCGCTCCACGCTGGCCCAGTGCCAGAATTGCCCATTGTTGGGGTGAGAGCAGTCATGCGCGCATGTTACGTTGCCGGATCGCTGGATCACCACGTACTAGGGGGCTAGGAGGTGCGATGACCACTCTCGATGGCCCCCCTCTGGATGAAACTGGGCTGGAGTCTGAAGGTTCAGAAGAAACGCAGGCCGAACTCAGCCGCCTGCGTCAGCGGGTGACTGATCTTGAATTAACGGTGGAGGAGTACCGCCGACAAATGAGTCAGGTGTTGGCAAGCACCTCTTGGCGGCTCACGAGTCCTGTGCGAGCCGTTGCCAGCCGCGGGAGAACCGCCCGAGTGAAATCTCGGCGGGCACTAAAGAAGCTTGCAAATCGCAATGCTGACGGTGGAGGCCACAGTTCAATTCGGACAACTGGATTGTTTATGCCGCCCGCAGACGCCTTTCCCCTATATTCCCCGCTTAAGCAGGGAGTAGGTGTCTCGCAACTACGACGGCCAAAGTGTGCAGATGGTGTCATCCAGAGGCCACTTGGATCGCCTTCCGTCTTGGTCGTAGCGCACGTCCACTACCCAGAACTCTGGCCGGACATTGATGATCGCCTTGCCCGGATGCCCGAGGAGTTTGATCTCGTCGTCACCATTACCGAAGGCGAAGCAGAGTCAGTAATCCCAAATATTCTCCGCCGTCACCCGCATGCTCATCTTGAGGTGTGTAAGAACAAGGGTCGCGATTGGGCGCCACTTGTTGAACTGGCAAACAAGGGTCTCCTCTCTGGCTACGACGCCGTTGCCAAAGTTCACACAAAGAAAAGTGAGCATCGAATCGACGGGGACGGGTGGCGTCTAGCGCTGCTCGACGGAATTTTTGAAAGTCCGGAGCAGATCAGGCGAACGGTGGACCTTCTTCGCGAAGACCGATCGGTAGGTCTCGTGGTTCCGACAAGTCAAGTCGCAGGAGTCGAACATTGGGGTAGCAATCGACCCTTGGTTGAAGCGCTCGCATTTCGAATGCAAATGGCGTTTGAGCCTGACGATCTGCAATTTCCCGCCGGTTCGATGTTCTGGTGTCGACCGTGGCTCCTGGAGCGGATGGCTGATCTTTGTCTGGATGGGGCCGACTTTGAACCAGAAGGAGGCCAATATGACGCCACAACGGCACATGCGCTCGAGCGTCTGATCGGGATTTTCAGTTCAGTCGCGGGGATGGACATTGTCGAAGCTATGGATGTGAAGACTCGTCTGGCTACCGTTCGGAGAAGTTCGCCCGCACGGCCAAAGACTTTGGCGTTCTATCTTCCACAGTTTCATTGCACTCCGGAAAATGATGAATTCTGGGGCGCGGGATTCACGGATTGGGTGAATGTTCGCAAAGCCAAACCCTTGTTCCCAAGTCATCGGCAGCCAATTCTCCCGAACTACACCACTGGGTTCTATGACTTGGCTGACCCTGAAGTTCTACGAACGCAGGCCGAACTTGCAAAGCGCTATTCCTTGGACGGATTCATATTCCATTACTACTGGTTTAACGGCCGCGAAGTTCTGAAGACGCCACTCGAAAATTGGCTGGGTGATCGATCGATCGAATTGCCATTGGCGCTGTGCTGGGCAAATGAGCCATGGACCCGTCGATGGGATGGACTCGACGGCGAGACTCTTATTCCTCAAGACCTTACGTCTGGATGGGAATCGCGTTTCATCGAGTCTGTGGCACCATTCATGCGCGATACGCGGTACATACAAGTGCAGGGAAAACCACTGCTCTTGATCTACCGGGTTGATCTCATTTCGGACTTCGCGAAATCGGCAAGTATGCTGCGCGCACAAGCAATCGAGCAAGGTTTGTCTGGGTTGCACATCCTGGTTGTGCAGCCATCGCGGGACTTTGGGTCACTCAAATCAGTGGCGCTAGAAGCCTCCGATGGGCTGGTCTCATTCCCCCCAGGCAGCGGCGTCCGACTCGAACATTTTTCCAGACTCCCGGCGCTGGCCGACAATCATCGTGACGACCAGTTCATCTCGTACGACAGCGCCGCACGTCTTTCCACGATTGAGGGACTCGGCAACGCGGGCAAGCCTGTCCATCCAACGATCATTCCTGGATGGGACAACACAGCACGACGTGGGGGCGACAGTTACGCCTTCGTTGGATCCAATCCGGTGACCTTCCGACAGTGGGCGTACCGTGCAGCTGCGGCGCCCGCAGTCCGCAATTCGGGCTTGCTCTTCGTCAACGCATGGAATGAGTGGGCGGAAGGCGCTGTTCTTGAGCCCTCAGAACGGTTTGGCGATGGAATGTTGGCAGCGTTGAAGGATTCGCAACTCGCGGATGAATCTTGAGATTGCTGCGGGGGCGTCCAAATATGGATTTGCACGCTTCGGTCGGCAATATTGATCGGTTGCATGGTGGGCTTATTGCGGGTTGGTTCGGTTGTCGCTTGTGCAAACCGTCAGCGCCGGACATCGAGATTATCTGGGGTACTCAAACCTTTTCAACGCGACAAATGATGACGCGACCTGACGTTCCGACGGGATTCGGATTCTGGTTCGCGGATGAGTGTTGGGAAGACGTTCCACCCCACGCCCACGCAACCATCCGTTGCGCTCGTCATCCTCTTGAGTTCATTACTCGAACCAGGACGGAAGAGGAAGTGCGCACGCACCTCTTGGTTGTGTTCACGTCCACCTTGCCCGCTCGATTTTCCGGGCAAGTCTGGCGTCTTGACCAGGCTTGTCATGCGTCGTCCATACTCTTGGCAAATCAGGCTGGTGAGCGGCTGGAAGTTCCTCTGCGCGAAGCGAATCGGGCGCAACTCTTTGATGGACTGCGAGGTCATGCGTCGTTCGAATTGAACATGGTCGACGCCTTCGGATACTTGGTGCGACCGGGAGACGTTCTCGAAGTGATTGAAACGTGCTCGCAAGATTTAGTGGGCGCCATTGAACTGACGGAGCTTGCGGCCGAAGTGGCGAAGCCGTTTTTATCGCTGCCTACACAGGTGACGCCAAGGTCCGGTCGTCAGATTGACACAGTTGGTTCTCTTTCCGGTGCAGCTGACTATCGTCCTTTGAACCCAAGCGATATCGCCACGTTGGCTCGCTTCTATGCCGTTGCTGCAGAAGCGAAGTCCGACGACGATGCGCAATCCACTGCTGCTGGGTTGGCTTCGCTCATAGAGCTTGGACGAGGAGTAGGGCACCGACCCACATTTTCAGTTGATGAGCGGGTGCACGCTCAAGTCAATGGAAGACAAGCGACTAGCATCGCGGGCTCTTCTCTATCGCACCTCCAAGAGGAATTTAGGCGTGACTATTGGCGAGTGTCTTCCGAGAATTCACTGCAGGTGGACGGCCGATTTGAGAGGGACTTCGCTGAGTGGCTTTCCTTCGGTGGATTCTCTAGATCTTGGGCCGAAAACTCAGCAATCGATGCTGTTGATAAATCCAATCAATCGGCGACCACGCGGAGAATTCAGAATCTTGTTGTGGCTGGACTCGTGGGGCACAAGTCAGGACTAGGGAACAACGCCGCGGCGTCGGTCACGATCGCTCGCTCATTGGGATTGCACACGTGCACGCGCACCATCGATCCACATCGCCCGCAGATACGAGACCTGGATACTTGTGTGGTACGCGCCGAAGTTTCAGCTGGGCACGACGCGCTCCTGCATCTCCCGCTTGAGAGTGTTCCTGGGGCGCGGCTTTGGCAAAGTGACTTGTGGACAGCAAGAAGGACCATCGGCTTCTTTATGTGGGAGACGTCGCATCTGCCAAACAAGTTGACTCGGATCCCTGATTTGGTAGATGAAATTTGGACAGGTTCAACATACGTGGCGGATCTCTTTGCGAATGTGACAAATAAACCTGTGCGTTCAGTCGGCCATCTGGTTGATGTCACAGGCGCAGTGGAAGTTGACTGGACCCGATGGGGGATCCCTCAAGATGCATTTGTCGTGCTTTTCACGATGGACGCTAACTCAACGGCGGCCAGAAAAAACCCTGCTGCTGCGGTGAAGGCATTTCTGCTTGCCTTGGGTCATGATACGAGTACTCGCCTTGTAATTCACGTGCGCAATGCAGAACAGTTGCGATCCTTGGCACGCGCAGGGTGTGCCCATTCGCGGGAACTCTTAGAACTAGTGCAAGGAGATGCCAGGATGTTGCTTCTGGAAGGCGAGTTGAGTAGGTCCGAATCCCTAGGGCTCATTGCGAGTTCCAGTTGCTATTTGAGTCTGCATAGGTCGGAAGGCTTTGGGTACTCAATAGCTGAGGCGATGGCACTTGGCACTCCAGTCATCGCAACGGGGTATTCAGGAAATATGGATTACTGTAGTTCGGAGACTTCGCTACTCGTCGATTTTGAACTGGTTCGTGTGAATACCGGCGAGTACTTCTATCCGGATAGAGATATGTGGTGGGCCGAGCCCGACATTGAAGCGGCAGCAGTTCACTTACAAACTACACGGGATGGTCGCGGAGTGCGAGCGCGAGTGCAAGCAGCTGCTGCGCTGATTCAAAATAGGTACTCGATGGAAGCGATGAAGGTCGCATATGCCTCCGCCTTCGCACTCGAATGAGGCATTCTCCTCGCGGGCAGGACGATCTCCAATGAGTCGATTCGTTGTCTGCGATCCGTATGGAAGACGCAGTCGTGGGCATAGCGGTACATACAACGGCCTCGTACTTCGCGAGGCGAAATTGCTGGGCTTTGACGTGGGACTTATCCATACTGCTGCACGCAGTGAAACTCCGATTGAAGGGATTCGGGCGCGTACTAGCCGACTGGATCGGCAGCCAAACGCGTCACTTCTTGAGAGCGTGGCTACTTCAATCGAAAAACTAGAACTCGCGTCGGGAGACCACCTGTTTATTCAGTCAGTACTCCCGCGAGATCTTGAAGAGGGCCTTGAGGACCTAATGCAATGCGCGGAAGCCTTTCCGGCAACGGGTCCCCAGATTCACTTGATGCTTCGCTATGACCCTTTTACGCTATTTCAAACAGTTCGTTCTAAGTGGGAACATTTGCGTGCTGGATTAGCGAGTACTGCCGTGGCGCTGGCCCGCGGGCACTTGAATTTCTATGCCGATACATCTGAGCTTGCCGCCGCCTATTCCGAATTGATCTCCCGACCGGTCGACGTTCTGCCCGTACCAGTCGATAGCCGGGCTGGTAGCAGGTCGAAGCGCGCAATCAGAGAACGCAACCTTCCAGGGGCTAACGCCCTCATCTCGTACATGGGGGATGCGCGTCGCGAGAAGGGGTTCCACCTGTTGCCGCAGATAGTCCGTCAGATCAACGCTGCCGAGCCAAGTGCGAAGTTTTGGATACAGGTATATCTGAATGTTGAAGGAGGAGAGCCGCAAATTGTTGACACCGTGAAGGAGCTCGAGTCCTTTCCTTCTTCACTCGTTCACCTACAGAGGAGGCCGCTGTCGGAGCGTTCTTTCCTACGCCAACTCAAGCGTTCTTCGCTCATCTTGCTACCGTACTCAGCGACTGCCTATCGAAGGAGAAGTTCCGCGATTCTTGTTGAGGCGATGGTTGCGGGAACGCCAGTAGTAGCCGTAGGCGGCACCTGGATGGCGCGCACAATTCAGAAGTTCGGGTCCGGCGAATCTGCTTCTTCCGAGTCCGAGTTCGCGAACTGCGCAGTCGCATCACTTGGGTCCGCTCGGCAAGTTCTCGAGAATTTGCAGCGGCATCGAAGCGAGATTTCAGAATTCTCCAGCGCCGCGAGGTTGGTGGCTTTGTTAACTTGTGCGCGGCGCTTAGAGCCTGAGATTCAGAAAGAATTGTGTGGAGAGAAAAGCCTTGTGAGCGCCGCAGGGGAATTCAGGATCCCCAGCTACTCAACCTGCGTCGTGCAAATTCTGCTCCGCACGCTTGAAATCGA
Protein-coding regions in this window:
- a CDS encoding ATP-binding cassette domain-containing protein, with translation MTYSIDLQEVWVEYQLRHAHHYNLKRTVSNLLTRRVERPEIISALRGVNLQVEPGQHLGIVGPNGSGKSTMLSVITGTLTPTQGEARVQGRVLALLGGPSQGLDPEQSGEENAIAIGVRLGESPSRMAELLPSIIDFSGLGDRARHPVYTYSSGMQVRLRFSAITALKADILVVDEGIGMADAEFNERATGRLQEFYGSAGTLILASHSPDIIAQHCETAVTLIAGQITASQALKK
- a CDS encoding ABC transporter permease, encoding MTTDQARGAVGEVPAGSLTAGIADIKAGVSRYQVWGTLTWHSIRSSYRRTYLGPWWITLQTVVFVAGLSMLFGILLDQDIHTFVPYVAIGFIVFTWMTGMIQGGANAIVKNASGITSTPGPMSTYVLEGFASTTIQFGHDAIVIVAVLVLFQVPVGWSIVLVPVALALICINGIAVGLWLGPVVARYRDVGQIVTSIVRVMFFFTPIFWVADDLTSKQQAAIAGWNPLAYLLEFMRAPLLGEWPGQIAVIGTFVITFVNVIVGVWHFSRVHNRIAYWV
- a CDS encoding DUF58 domain-containing protein, with translation MWVELASALIGIAALLGVGLWFARVPESAIWHDVEVPSRVTRGQSARLRIEVAVYGPSTWVNAVGERRQKVKPILEWPIETARRGKFLVGPSRLEFADLFGLRVRTLATRALTQVVVVPRIVAVPQLVQVTPISSGVLDERPGSEQFHSLREYVPGDPMRLIHWRSSARAGKLMVRRLVDTTVPTLLVVLDLDKRSYNKTASQFSSFDADAFEAAVDLAASCVLAHCTSAQRVLLTTTRSGEHVIEVSPRDRDAALDWLAMIEPSDTTLPMRIQELASARGLGHIALITGGTSVLDSASRAWGQVAEVTTLRS
- a CDS encoding MoxR family ATPase — encoded protein: MTALTPTMGNSGTGPAWSEQRISSLLSAMGGFIQGKPEVTDLAVTCLLAEGHLLLEDVPGVGKTSLARVLSIAAGVSWHRIQCTPDVLPSDVTGVSIWDPGTKEFEFHPGPVFASVVLADEINRATPRTQAALLEAMEEHTVSVDGVTHALPSPFFVIATQNPIEMAGTYPLPEAQLDRFLMRTSIGYPDHSAEVAVLSRHHAGDRVSDVLPVLSHADLSDLIASAASVEVDGVVLDYIVRIVSATRTKSGVLLGASPRGSLGLLRAARARALVRGRSFVVPGDIQELAEPVLAHRLVLEADALANKATQAGVIAQIIEQVPAPQGN
- a CDS encoding glycoside hydrolase family 99-like domain-containing protein gives rise to the protein MVVAHVHYPELWPDIDDRLARMPEEFDLVVTITEGEAESVIPNILRRHPHAHLEVCKNKGRDWAPLVELANKGLLSGYDAVAKVHTKKSEHRIDGDGWRLALLDGIFESPEQIRRTVDLLREDRSVGLVVPTSQVAGVEHWGSNRPLVEALAFRMQMAFEPDDLQFPAGSMFWCRPWLLERMADLCLDGADFEPEGGQYDATTAHALERLIGIFSSVAGMDIVEAMDVKTRLATVRRSSPARPKTLAFYLPQFHCTPENDEFWGAGFTDWVNVRKAKPLFPSHRQPILPNYTTGFYDLADPEVLRTQAELAKRYSLDGFIFHYYWFNGREVLKTPLENWLGDRSIELPLALCWANEPWTRRWDGLDGETLIPQDLTSGWESRFIESVAPFMRDTRYIQVQGKPLLLIYRVDLISDFAKSASMLRAQAIEQGLSGLHILVVQPSRDFGSLKSVALEASDGLVSFPPGSGVRLEHFSRLPALADNHRDDQFISYDSAARLSTIEGLGNAGKPVHPTIIPGWDNTARRGGDSYAFVGSNPVTFRQWAYRAAAAPAVRNSGLLFVNAWNEWAEGAVLEPSERFGDGMLAALKDSQLADES
- a CDS encoding glycosyltransferase produces the protein MDLHASVGNIDRLHGGLIAGWFGCRLCKPSAPDIEIIWGTQTFSTRQMMTRPDVPTGFGFWFADECWEDVPPHAHATIRCARHPLEFITRTRTEEEVRTHLLVVFTSTLPARFSGQVWRLDQACHASSILLANQAGERLEVPLREANRAQLFDGLRGHASFELNMVDAFGYLVRPGDVLEVIETCSQDLVGAIELTELAAEVAKPFLSLPTQVTPRSGRQIDTVGSLSGAADYRPLNPSDIATLARFYAVAAEAKSDDDAQSTAAGLASLIELGRGVGHRPTFSVDERVHAQVNGRQATSIAGSSLSHLQEEFRRDYWRVSSENSLQVDGRFERDFAEWLSFGGFSRSWAENSAIDAVDKSNQSATTRRIQNLVVAGLVGHKSGLGNNAAASVTIARSLGLHTCTRTIDPHRPQIRDLDTCVVRAEVSAGHDALLHLPLESVPGARLWQSDLWTARRTIGFFMWETSHLPNKLTRIPDLVDEIWTGSTYVADLFANVTNKPVRSVGHLVDVTGAVEVDWTRWGIPQDAFVVLFTMDANSTAARKNPAAAVKAFLLALGHDTSTRLVIHVRNAEQLRSLARAGCAHSRELLELVQGDARMLLLEGELSRSESLGLIASSSCYLSLHRSEGFGYSIAEAMALGTPVIATGYSGNMDYCSSETSLLVDFELVRVNTGEYFYPDRDMWWAEPDIEAAAVHLQTTRDGRGVRARVQAAAALIQNRYSMEAMKVAYASAFALE